In Dehalococcoidales bacterium, the following proteins share a genomic window:
- a CDS encoding carboxyl transferase domain-containing protein, which produces MDKQEALDELKRRQEIGRQMGDPARIARHRQRGHITVRERIEKLVDPETFWEEGLLQQLRAPDGQEIPTSKVYGYGKVDGRTVIIRADDSTILAGTGSVRGRQKGLYPELTQEQNFPVIRLGESGGVHMQSVQGSIGVLAVTYPARNLLHPRRTPHITAIMGYCFGDPSWTASMSDLVVMVKGTCMAVSGPRVLEVALEEKTTPEELGGWQVHAEITGQVDAFAEDDEHAMQIIREMLSYLPQTCDEEPPVVPTNDPPDRRSDRLLKVIPEKSNRVYDMHQVIKEIVDDGKFLELKPYYAKALITCLARMNGRVVGIIASQTMHNAGAAGPDECEKAATFIPLCDTYNIPLVHLCDTPGFLVGRPAERRKIPLKIMTWMAALSLASVPKITVIVRKAYGMAISNMCGSNCGADFLAAMTTAEISFMSPESAANVAFRDRIDESGDPESERQKYIREMELGSAPWAAASVGLLEDVIDPCDTRKYIIDCLEIMHSRRNGFMSLKQLQSWPPGF; this is translated from the coding sequence ATGGACAAGCAGGAAGCACTGGACGAACTAAAGAGACGGCAGGAGATTGGGCGACAGATGGGTGACCCGGCGAGAATCGCCCGGCACCGCCAGCGCGGCCACATCACCGTACGAGAGAGAATAGAAAAGCTGGTCGACCCGGAGACATTCTGGGAGGAGGGTCTCCTTCAGCAGTTGCGCGCCCCTGATGGGCAGGAGATTCCCACAAGCAAGGTCTACGGCTATGGCAAGGTAGACGGCAGGACGGTCATCATTCGTGCCGATGACAGTACGATACTGGCCGGTACCGGCAGTGTCAGGGGCCGGCAGAAAGGTCTTTATCCCGAACTCACTCAAGAGCAGAACTTCCCCGTCATCAGGCTTGGTGAGAGTGGCGGAGTCCATATGCAGAGTGTCCAGGGTTCTATTGGCGTGCTGGCGGTAACCTACCCGGCACGGAACCTGCTCCACCCTCGCAGGACACCCCATATCACCGCCATTATGGGTTACTGTTTCGGCGACCCCTCCTGGACGGCAAGCATGTCGGACCTGGTGGTCATGGTGAAAGGCACCTGCATGGCGGTCTCCGGACCCAGAGTGCTGGAGGTGGCTCTTGAAGAGAAGACCACCCCGGAAGAGCTGGGCGGCTGGCAGGTACATGCCGAGATAACCGGACAGGTGGACGCCTTTGCCGAGGACGATGAGCACGCCATGCAGATTATTCGCGAGATGCTGAGCTACCTGCCCCAGACCTGCGACGAAGAGCCCCCGGTAGTACCTACCAACGACCCGCCGGACCGCAGGTCGGATAGACTGCTGAAGGTAATCCCGGAGAAGTCTAACCGGGTCTATGATATGCACCAGGTAATTAAGGAGATAGTGGATGACGGCAAGTTCCTGGAACTGAAGCCCTACTATGCCAAGGCCCTGATTACGTGCCTTGCCAGGATGAACGGCCGGGTGGTGGGCATCATCGCCAGCCAGACCATGCACAATGCCGGGGCCGCCGGTCCCGATGAATGCGAGAAGGCAGCGACCTTCATCCCCCTTTGCGACACCTACAATATACCACTGGTCCACCTCTGCGATACCCCGGGATTCCTGGTGGGGAGGCCTGCCGAGAGACGCAAGATTCCCCTCAAGATAATGACCTGGATGGCAGCTCTGTCCCTGGCCAGTGTTCCCAAGATAACGGTAATAGTGCGCAAGGCCTACGGTATGGCCATCTCCAACATGTGCGGCTCCAACTGCGGGGCCGATTTCCTGGCGGCAATGACCACTGCGGAAATCAGCTTCATGTCCCCGGAATCGGCGGCAAACGTGGCATTCAGAGACCGGATAGATGAATCCGGAGACCCGGAATCGGAGAGGCAGAAATACATCAGGGAGATGGAGCTGGGCAGTGCGCCCTGGGCAGCCGCCAGTGTCGGCCTGCTGGAAGATGTCATCGACCCTTGCGATACCCGGAAGTACATCATCGATTGCCTGGAAATCATGCACAGTCGCAGGAACGGCTTCATGAGCCTGAAGCAGTTGCAGTCCTGGCCGCCCGGCTTCTAG
- a CDS encoding pitrilysin family protein, with protein sequence MYRKTVLENGLRIITSPMPHTRSVSVCIYIGVGSRYEADDTAGVSHFIEHLCFKGTPKRAQARDIATAIEGVGGILNGGTDKELTIYWSKVAAPHFPLALDVLGDMLLNSKFDPEEIERERQVIIDEIHMIKDSPSQSVGMLIDELLWPNHPLGRDIAGNTDSVATISRDVMLDFLARRYHPGNTVVAVAGDIRHEDVVQQIGETLGHWTGREPQTGYLAYQGEENPRLRLEKRDTEQTHLCLALPGLPLLHPRRYTLGLLNVILGEGMSSRLFVEIRDNLGLAYSVHSYVEHFHDSGALTVYAGVAHQNLAVAIRAIMEQLAKLKDPVSESELTKARELAKGRLLMRMEDSRSVAGWTGGQEVLNGRILSVDQVTSILDAVTAEEISRLAQELLVGSRLRLAVVGPGTGEDNLEELLQL encoded by the coding sequence TTGTATCGGAAGACCGTTCTTGAAAATGGGCTGCGTATCATCACCAGCCCCATGCCTCATACGCGCTCTGTGTCCGTTTGCATCTACATTGGTGTGGGCTCGCGCTATGAGGCCGACGACACTGCCGGCGTCTCGCATTTCATTGAGCACCTTTGCTTCAAGGGCACTCCGAAGCGTGCCCAGGCCAGGGACATTGCTACGGCGATAGAGGGAGTAGGCGGTATCCTCAACGGGGGCACGGATAAAGAACTGACCATCTACTGGAGCAAGGTGGCGGCACCGCATTTCCCGCTGGCCCTGGATGTACTGGGTGACATGCTGCTCAATTCCAAGTTTGACCCTGAGGAAATCGAGCGCGAGCGTCAGGTCATCATTGACGAAATTCACATGATAAAAGACTCACCATCCCAGAGCGTCGGGATGCTCATTGATGAGCTCCTCTGGCCCAACCATCCCCTGGGACGCGATATTGCCGGCAATACGGACTCGGTGGCGACGATATCGCGGGACGTGATGCTGGACTTCCTCGCGCGCAGGTACCACCCGGGAAATACCGTGGTCGCTGTTGCCGGTGACATCCGGCACGAAGACGTGGTCCAGCAAATCGGTGAAACACTGGGGCACTGGACCGGCCGTGAGCCCCAGACCGGGTACCTGGCCTACCAGGGTGAGGAGAATCCAAGACTGAGGCTAGAGAAGCGGGACACGGAGCAGACTCACCTCTGCCTGGCGTTACCGGGACTGCCATTGCTGCATCCCAGGCGCTACACTCTGGGCCTGCTCAACGTTATCCTTGGCGAGGGTATGAGCAGTCGGCTGTTTGTTGAGATACGAGACAACCTGGGGCTGGCATACAGCGTTCATAGCTATGTAGAACACTTCCATGATTCCGGAGCGCTTACGGTCTATGCCGGGGTGGCGCACCAGAACCTGGCGGTAGCCATTCGGGCAATAATGGAGCAACTGGCCAAGCTCAAAGACCCCGTCTCAGAGTCCGAGCTTACCAAGGCCAGGGAATTGGCCAAGGGACGGCTTCTCATGCGCATGGAGGACAGTCGCAGTGTTGCCGGCTGGACCGGGGGGCAGGAGGTGCTTAACGGCAGGATTCTCAGCGTTGACCAGGTAACCTCGATTCTCGATGCTGTTACGGCCGAGGAAATCAGCCGGTTAGCACAGGAACTGCTGGTGGGTAGCCGGCTGCGGCTGGCCGTGGTCGGTCCAGGCACCGGAGAGGATAACCTTGAGGAACTGCTCCAGCTATAG
- the groL gene encoding chaperonin GroEL (60 kDa chaperone family; promotes refolding of misfolded polypeptides especially under stressful conditions; forms two stacked rings of heptamers to form a barrel-shaped 14mer; ends can be capped by GroES; misfolded proteins enter the barrel where they are refolded when GroES binds): protein MAKQIIFDEEVRHALKRGIDTLADAVRVTLGPKGHCVALDKKWGAPSVIDDGVTIAKDIELPDPFENMGVQLVKEAATKTNDACGDGTTTSTLLAHALITNGFKNIAAGAEPMSLKKGIEMATEAIIKELKKKSTEVKGKEQIAQVATITAVDRKIGDLIAEVMEKVGKDGVITVEESKGLEYETEFVEGMQFDRGYISPYLVTNSEKMETEIEDPYILITDKKISAVSDFLPALEKILQVSKNLLIIAEDIDGEALATLVVNKLRGTLNVLAVKAPGFGDRRKAMLEDIAIVTGGVVISEEIGRKLDSVTVEDLGRARRVTANKDDTTIVEGKGSEEAITARIKQIKAQIEETTSDFDREKLQERQAKLVGGVAVIKVGAATEVELKERKHRVEDALSATRAAVEEGILPGGGVALLNALPVLDKLDVSGDVATGVDIIRKAVEEPIRAIANNAGKDGSVIVAEVKKSKPGVGYDAEADDFGDMVKKGVIDPTKVVRSALQNAASIAAMVLITESLVTDIPEKGNAPAMPSDMGGMGGMM from the coding sequence ATGGCAAAACAGATAATATTCGATGAGGAAGTCAGGCACGCCCTGAAGAGGGGTATTGACACCCTGGCTGATGCTGTCCGGGTAACCCTGGGACCAAAAGGACACTGCGTTGCCCTGGACAAGAAGTGGGGAGCACCATCTGTTATCGACGATGGCGTTACCATCGCCAAGGACATCGAGCTCCCGGACCCCTTCGAGAACATGGGCGTCCAGCTGGTCAAGGAAGCGGCCACCAAGACCAATGATGCCTGCGGTGATGGTACAACGACTTCTACGTTACTGGCCCACGCCCTTATCACCAATGGTTTCAAGAACATTGCCGCCGGGGCCGAGCCGATGTCCCTGAAGAAGGGCATCGAGATGGCCACCGAAGCAATCATTAAGGAACTCAAGAAAAAGTCGACCGAGGTTAAGGGTAAAGAGCAGATTGCCCAGGTAGCAACGATAACCGCCGTCGACCGGAAAATCGGCGACCTCATCGCCGAGGTCATGGAGAAGGTCGGCAAAGACGGCGTTATCACCGTTGAGGAGTCCAAGGGACTGGAGTACGAGACCGAGTTCGTCGAAGGAATGCAGTTCGACCGTGGCTATATCAGCCCGTACCTGGTGACCAATTCCGAGAAGATGGAAACGGAAATCGAAGACCCCTACATTCTCATCACGGATAAGAAGATTTCCGCCGTATCCGACTTCCTCCCCGCCCTGGAGAAGATACTCCAGGTGTCCAAGAACCTGCTTATCATTGCCGAGGATATAGATGGTGAGGCGCTGGCCACCCTGGTGGTCAACAAGCTGCGCGGCACCCTCAATGTCCTGGCGGTCAAGGCCCCCGGTTTTGGCGACCGCCGCAAGGCGATGCTTGAGGACATCGCTATCGTAACCGGCGGCGTTGTGATTTCCGAAGAAATCGGCCGCAAGCTGGATTCAGTGACCGTGGAAGACCTCGGCCGCGCTCGCCGGGTGACGGCGAACAAAGATGATACTACCATAGTTGAAGGCAAGGGCTCCGAGGAAGCCATCACGGCAAGAATCAAGCAGATAAAGGCCCAGATCGAGGAGACGACTTCCGACTTTGACCGCGAGAAACTCCAGGAACGGCAGGCGAAGCTGGTCGGTGGAGTGGCTGTAATCAAGGTCGGTGCTGCCACCGAGGTCGAGCTCAAAGAGAGGAAACACCGTGTCGAGGACGCGCTCTCAGCCACCCGGGCAGCAGTCGAGGAAGGCATTCTGCCCGGCGGCGGTGTTGCCCTGCTCAACGCCCTGCCCGTTCTCGATAAGCTGGATGTTAGCGGAGATGTCGCCACTGGCGTCGACATTATCCGCAAAGCGGTCGAGGAGCCAATCCGCGCTATCGCTAACAATGCCGGCAAGGACGGCTCGGTTATTGTGGCCGAGGTCAAGAAGAGCAAACCGGGTGTTGGCTACGATGCCGAAGCGGACGACTTCGGTGACATGGTGAAAAAGGGCGTCATCGACCCGACCAAAGTAGTCAGGTCTGCCCTGCAGAACGCCGCCAGCATCGCTGCCATGGTACTGATAACCGAGTCATTGGTTACAGATATCCCTGAGAAGGGGAACGCACCGGCAATGCCCTCGGACATGGGCGGCATGGGCGGCATGATGTAG
- the groES gene encoding co-chaperone GroES, producing MAIDLQPMADRLVVRPIEREEKTKGGIFLPDTAKEKPQEGEILAVGPGRLNDDGERVAMDVSVGDIVIYAKYGGTEIKIDEEDLVILRESDILAKKAGKAKKAKKAK from the coding sequence ATGGCAATTGATCTTCAACCAATGGCTGACCGTCTGGTAGTCAGACCCATTGAGCGCGAGGAAAAGACCAAGGGAGGGATTTTCCTGCCCGACACCGCGAAGGAGAAACCCCAGGAGGGTGAAATTCTCGCGGTAGGTCCCGGGAGACTGAACGATGACGGTGAGCGGGTGGCCATGGACGTCAGTGTTGGCGATATCGTGATCTATGCCAAGTACGGTGGCACCGAGATCAAGATAGACGAGGAGGACCTGGTCATCCTGCGGGAGAGCGACATCCTGGCCAAGAAGGCCGGGAAGGCCAAAAAAGCCAAGAAGGCCAAGTAA
- a CDS encoding amidohydrolase family protein gives MIIDFHTHVFPPRIEENRQRYVRSDACFAELYSSPKARLATADELIDSMDRDGVDVSVILNGGWATQELCVEINDYILESIAHYPKRLIGFCGTSLGMSLQSMEVAVSEIERCVKGGIRGVGELRLDSQLPHDPGPEVLTPVVDIIREHDLVLLVHASEPVGHLYPGKGGVTPDILYSLITCFPDIKLVCAHWGGGLPFYALMPEVKAAMNNVYFDTAASPFLYTPEVYQQVVELVGAEKVLFGSDYPLLAQKRLLREIESAELPPDAKEMVLSGNACRLLGITAE, from the coding sequence ATGATTATCGACTTCCATACGCATGTCTTCCCGCCCCGGATAGAAGAGAACCGCCAGAGATACGTCCGGAGTGATGCCTGCTTTGCGGAGCTCTACTCCTCCCCAAAAGCCAGGCTGGCCACCGCGGACGAACTGATTGACAGCATGGACCGGGATGGTGTCGATGTCTCGGTGATTCTCAATGGCGGGTGGGCCACGCAGGAACTCTGCGTGGAAATCAATGACTATATCCTTGAATCCATAGCGCACTACCCGAAGCGCCTGATAGGGTTCTGTGGGACCTCGCTCGGGATGTCGCTTCAATCAATGGAGGTCGCCGTCAGCGAGATAGAGCGTTGTGTCAAAGGGGGGATAAGGGGTGTCGGAGAGCTACGGCTGGACAGCCAGTTGCCTCACGACCCGGGGCCGGAAGTGCTCACACCTGTTGTAGACATTATCAGGGAGCACGACCTCGTCTTGCTGGTTCATGCCTCCGAACCGGTGGGCCATCTGTATCCCGGTAAGGGTGGGGTTACGCCGGACATTCTCTATTCGCTGATTACGTGTTTCCCGGACATAAAACTGGTTTGTGCCCACTGGGGGGGCGGTCTACCGTTCTATGCCCTGATGCCCGAGGTGAAGGCTGCCATGAACAATGTCTATTTCGATACCGCGGCCTCTCCTTTCTTATATACACCAGAGGTGTACCAGCAGGTTGTCGAGCTGGTTGGGGCAGAGAAGGTCCTCTTCGGCAGTGATTACCCGTTGCTTGCCCAGAAGCGGTTGCTCCGTGAAATCGAATCTGCGGAGCTACCCCCGGATGCAAAGGAGATGGTGCTGTCCGGCAATGCCTGCCGCCTGCTGGGCATTACCGCGGAGTGA
- a CDS encoding 4-hydroxyphenylacetate 3-hydroxylase N-terminal domain-containing protein: protein MIRTPEQYVESLNDGRVIYLNGERIPDITKHPHMKGPINRRAAGYRLANDPEWRDLITMEEDGERIMFLWKQPKTAEDLIRRRDVYINTMRLGGGISGMGPDALAAATVVATRMDKQTGTHYTDAIDDYRQHLRKTDMAITGAITDVKGNRGLRPSAQEQHQDFYVKVVDRQKDGIVVRGAKMHISDTPGANEIIVSPCRAHREEDRDCALVFATPLNAEGLKLLTSPRFHTEVDEEAQWNWPVSGQSAGVSECMIVFDDVFVPWNRVFMCGEWEFSRDIAWTFGVFHRLFGTCHKVISTELTAGVAALMAEYNGIDRYPHIQEKLAWLAMHAQIIDTMAKAACEHPEIYADIGLAAPNLMYCNVAKYMFANDQFETSKILCDITGGLVSTVHSYKDWMNPEERPYLEKYLAGKSGVPTEDRLRAVRMAKDLTDFNHDNVAIHGEGSLAAQKMAIYAAADWDRYKAIAKRTGGIPGWENHPDLKGLPPLPPETTI from the coding sequence ATGATTAGGACGCCAGAGCAGTATGTGGAAAGCTTGAACGATGGGAGAGTGATTTATCTTAACGGTGAGCGGATACCGGACATCACAAAGCATCCGCATATGAAAGGACCTATCAACCGAAGAGCCGCCGGTTACAGGCTGGCTAACGACCCGGAATGGCGAGACCTGATCACCATGGAAGAAGATGGTGAGAGAATCATGTTCCTGTGGAAGCAGCCCAAGACTGCCGAAGACCTCATCAGACGCAGGGACGTGTACATAAATACCATGCGTCTGGGTGGGGGCATAAGTGGCATGGGTCCCGATGCACTGGCCGCCGCCACGGTTGTTGCTACCAGGATGGATAAACAGACGGGCACGCACTATACCGACGCTATTGACGATTATCGCCAGCATTTGAGAAAGACGGACATGGCAATCACCGGTGCCATCACCGATGTCAAGGGGAATAGAGGCCTCCGCCCTTCAGCCCAGGAACAACATCAGGACTTCTATGTCAAGGTTGTTGACCGGCAGAAAGATGGAATAGTGGTGCGTGGAGCCAAAATGCATATCAGCGATACTCCGGGCGCCAATGAGATAATCGTTTCACCGTGTCGAGCTCACCGTGAAGAGGACAGGGATTGTGCCTTGGTCTTCGCCACTCCTTTAAATGCTGAAGGCCTCAAGCTTCTAACCTCACCAAGGTTCCACACGGAGGTAGATGAAGAAGCCCAATGGAATTGGCCGGTAAGCGGGCAATCTGCAGGGGTGAGTGAGTGTATGATTGTCTTTGACGACGTTTTTGTACCCTGGAACAGGGTATTTATGTGTGGAGAATGGGAATTCTCCCGGGACATTGCCTGGACTTTCGGCGTTTTCCACCGTCTTTTCGGTACCTGTCACAAGGTGATATCAACCGAACTAACCGCTGGTGTAGCAGCATTGATGGCTGAATACAATGGCATAGACAGGTACCCCCATATCCAGGAGAAACTGGCCTGGCTTGCCATGCATGCTCAGATAATAGATACCATGGCCAAAGCTGCCTGTGAACATCCTGAAATATACGCCGATATTGGCTTGGCAGCCCCCAACCTGATGTACTGTAACGTTGCGAAGTATATGTTCGCCAACGACCAGTTTGAGACTTCCAAGATCCTTTGTGATATCACTGGTGGGCTTGTCAGCACCGTTCACTCTTACAAAGACTGGATGAATCCTGAAGAGAGGCCTTATCTTGAGAAGTACTTAGCCGGCAAGAGCGGAGTGCCGACGGAGGACCGACTTCGCGCCGTGAGGATGGCCAAAGACTTGACGGATTTCAACCATGATAACGTTGCCATTCACGGTGAAGGGTCTCTGGCGGCGCAGAAAATGGCCATTTATGCCGCTGCCGATTGGGACAGGTATAAAGCCATCGCCAAAAGAACCGGCGGCATTCCTGGATGGGAGAATCACCCCGATTTGAAAGGGCTACCGCCACTGCCGCCCGAAACGACAATCTAA
- a CDS encoding 4-hydroxyphenylacetate 3-hydroxylase N-terminal domain-containing protein, with amino-acid sequence MRTKEQYIQGLSKMKRNIYYDGELIDRTDERQMDCLNTIGTTFDEAARPENQDLCTAISHLTGERISRFTHIHQNTEDLHKKQDMTRMLCQRVGGCIQRCMGIDATNAIYNVSYEADKVNNGATQYHENFKKWLSRFQTEDLVGCCAQTDVKGDRMLRPADQPDPDAYVHIKERLSDGIVVSGCKVHISEASVADEVLVVPTRALREEDKDYAVAFAIPGDWEGLKQVVTIHNYRPRETFKRGFMPGSTDSYMIFEDCFVPWERVFLAGEWQHGGTCALLFALFHRHSYSGCKPAIGDVVVGAAALAAEVNNIQRASHVREMLAELIMTTELGYAAGYTASDLGKPEVYMPGVGFIPYGPGSYIPNSIYCNVGRCLSGEAVWREAEILCNISGGAPATFPHEGDFTNPDIKDLLLKYTTRSPNITAEDQAQLWRYMGDVLCSASGGIHNVGGYHGGGSPVMEQIAITTQYDIESRKKLIKYIAGMSGGDREALSK; translated from the coding sequence ATGAGGACAAAGGAGCAGTATATACAGGGCCTGTCTAAGATGAAGCGGAACATCTACTATGATGGTGAGCTCATCGACCGCACGGATGAGCGACAGATGGACTGTCTCAACACCATCGGTACCACTTTTGATGAAGCAGCCAGACCAGAGAACCAAGACCTGTGCACCGCCATCTCTCATCTCACCGGCGAAAGAATCAGCCGCTTTACGCACATTCACCAGAATACCGAAGACCTGCACAAGAAGCAGGACATGACCCGGATGCTCTGCCAGAGGGTCGGCGGCTGCATCCAGAGGTGCATGGGCATCGATGCTACCAACGCCATCTACAACGTATCTTATGAAGCGGACAAGGTGAATAACGGGGCAACCCAGTACCATGAGAACTTCAAGAAGTGGCTCTCCCGTTTCCAGACCGAGGACCTGGTGGGCTGCTGCGCTCAGACGGACGTTAAGGGCGACAGGATGCTAAGGCCCGCTGATCAGCCGGACCCCGACGCCTACGTGCACATCAAGGAGAGGCTTAGCGACGGCATCGTGGTAAGCGGCTGCAAGGTGCATATCTCGGAGGCCTCTGTGGCTGACGAGGTCCTGGTAGTGCCCACTCGGGCATTGCGCGAGGAGGACAAGGACTACGCCGTCGCCTTCGCCATCCCAGGTGACTGGGAAGGATTGAAACAGGTAGTCACAATTCATAACTACAGGCCCAGGGAAACCTTCAAGCGTGGGTTTATGCCAGGTTCCACAGATTCCTATATGATATTCGAAGACTGCTTCGTGCCCTGGGAAAGGGTCTTCCTCGCCGGCGAATGGCAGCATGGTGGCACATGCGCTCTCCTCTTCGCACTCTTCCATCGTCATTCCTATTCGGGCTGCAAGCCGGCCATCGGTGATGTCGTTGTAGGGGCGGCGGCCCTTGCCGCCGAGGTGAACAACATTCAAAGGGCGTCCCACGTCCGGGAGATGCTGGCCGAGCTTATCATGACTACCGAACTGGGTTACGCCGCCGGATACACGGCCTCTGATCTAGGCAAGCCTGAGGTCTACATGCCGGGCGTAGGATTTATACCTTATGGCCCCGGTTCCTACATCCCTAATTCGATTTACTGTAACGTCGGACGCTGCCTATCAGGCGAGGCCGTCTGGCGTGAAGCGGAGATTCTCTGTAATATCTCCGGTGGTGCCCCCGCTACCTTCCCTCACGAGGGAGACTTCACGAACCCGGATATTAAAGACCTTCTCCTGAAATACACCACACGAAGTCCAAACATAACTGCCGAAGACCAGGCTCAGCTTTGGAGGTATATGGGTGACGTTCTCTGCTCGGCGTCCGGCGGTATCCACAATGTGGGCGGCTACCATGGTGGTGGCTCCCCGGTCATGGAACAGATTGCCATCACTACCCAGTATGACATCGAGTCCAGAAAGAAGCTAATTAAATACATCGCCGGCATGAGCGGCGGGGACCGGGAGGCCCTGAGTAAGTAG
- the thpR gene encoding RNA 2',3'-cyclic phosphodiesterase, whose amino-acid sequence METVRSFVAIELPDELKRELNEVVGQLISAGGETGVKWVDPQSIHLTLKFLGDVTVDRLDGITAALTEATRKIPCFRLSVAGLGVFPNPRRVRVAWVGVSGETDVLERLQWRVESALIRLGFAAESRRFTPHLTLARVRERASPQERQRLGQLVDSTNFESRHGIGVDAIHLMRSQLTSQGAIYSRISSVALEGDNENSKYR is encoded by the coding sequence GTGGAAACCGTTCGTTCGTTTGTTGCCATCGAGCTTCCTGATGAGCTCAAACGGGAGCTGAATGAGGTTGTCGGTCAGCTAATATCGGCAGGCGGTGAGACAGGGGTGAAGTGGGTTGACCCACAAAGCATTCACCTGACACTGAAGTTCCTCGGTGATGTCACCGTGGACCGGCTTGACGGGATAACCGCCGCACTGACAGAGGCCACCCGGAAAATTCCGTGCTTTCGCTTGTCTGTTGCGGGCCTCGGTGTCTTTCCCAACCCGAGGAGGGTGCGGGTTGCCTGGGTGGGGGTATCCGGGGAGACGGATGTGCTGGAGCGACTCCAGTGGCGAGTAGAGTCTGCCCTGATACGTCTCGGCTTTGCTGCCGAGTCCAGAAGGTTTACACCTCATCTGACTCTGGCGCGGGTCCGCGAGCGAGCATCTCCACAGGAGCGCCAGAGATTGGGGCAACTCGTAGACAGCACCAACTTTGAGTCCAGGCACGGCATAGGAGTCGATGCCATTCATCTGATGAGGAGCCAGTTGACCAGTCAGGGAGCTATCTACAGTAGGATTAGCTCGGTAGCGCTGGAGGGGGATAATGAAAATAGTAAATATCGGTGA
- a CDS encoding cupin domain-containing protein — protein MKIVNIGEVVAGSATDNPIFRGAVSVQNIIGESTDEFRVIVVNFSPGAVNVFHTHTFDQVLYVTGGKGIVATETEEVVVTPGTIIFIPAGENHWHGATRDSAFEHIAIMPPGETSF, from the coding sequence ATGAAAATAGTAAATATCGGTGAAGTTGTCGCCGGTAGCGCGACTGACAACCCTATCTTCCGTGGTGCAGTCAGCGTGCAGAACATCATCGGAGAAAGCACCGATGAGTTCCGCGTAATCGTGGTGAATTTCAGCCCCGGTGCGGTGAATGTCTTTCACACCCATACATTCGACCAGGTCCTGTACGTTACCGGGGGGAAAGGGATTGTGGCCACGGAGACCGAGGAGGTAGTGGTGACTCCGGGGACAATCATCTTCATCCCGGCCGGAGAGAACCACTGGCATGGTGCCACCAGAGATTCGGCGTTTGAACACATTGCCATCATGCCCCCGGGTGAGACCAGCTTCTAG
- a CDS encoding ComF family protein, which produces MEWQASIDGIRSPFRFEGTVRQAVHRFKYDNLRALAKPMAELLSDYVELHPIPGEVLVPVPLHRRRLRERGYNQSGLLARELGRIIRLPVINDCLVRERHNPPQARTSTVEERRSNVLDVFACRDSRLRDRKVLLIDDVSTSGATLDACAAAVKQSGATSVWALVLASEV; this is translated from the coding sequence GTGGAGTGGCAGGCAAGCATAGACGGTATTCGTTCCCCGTTTCGTTTTGAAGGTACGGTCCGCCAGGCGGTGCATCGGTTCAAGTATGATAACCTGAGAGCACTGGCAAAGCCCATGGCCGAGTTGCTGAGCGATTATGTGGAATTGCACCCAATTCCAGGAGAAGTCCTCGTACCGGTACCGCTACACAGGAGGCGATTGCGGGAGCGGGGCTACAACCAGTCCGGCTTGCTGGCCCGGGAGCTAGGCAGGATAATAAGGCTGCCGGTAATCAATGATTGCCTGGTCAGGGAGCGGCACAACCCCCCGCAGGCGAGGACGTCAACCGTAGAAGAAAGGCGGAGTAATGTACTTGATGTTTTTGCCTGCCGTGATAGCCGACTGCGGGATAGGAAGGTGCTTCTGATTGATGATGTTTCTACCTCAGGGGCGACCCTTGATGCCTGTGCGGCAGCAGTGAAGCAGTCCGGAGCGACATCAGTGTGGGCGCTGGTGCTGGCCAGTGAAGTCTGA